The following are from one region of the Nicotiana tabacum cultivar K326 chromosome 3, ASM71507v2, whole genome shotgun sequence genome:
- the LOC107830887 gene encoding uncharacterized protein LOC107830887: protein MVDLAQNHYLQNTNPQFSSLSSLNLSTEMDKNEFISLRDHPFPCRFRYISEDNIQQTSIYTAKNHQPNHKIDEIERVGNNERKHFSHRHNLLMYSLRASDFVHCYFCETIISGMAYGCKRCRYFLHESCSEFPQLIEHLAHPGHQLTLKYTPTVDSGYICKACHVGDNPALLFNFHYSCNLCDFAIHMGCASMPCKVFHKETGLSLFYSNPLKNEAGPLLCDICNHSINKTNSWVYYDHSHNFITHFGCAADSIYGKGKDDKSYIMGVKTGLTNLDGDDTSIVHYQKYDDGKKDERFFHRHGLHLLDRSQDNIVKNRKCGICGLDLSTDKKKGCSTCDYIIHERCSQLPEKIQHPFHPHTLILVPKKDGVEVQCNGCRQSNGCHTNYTVLYQCKICDFQLHPSCAACPRRLKKLDLTLCYEFPYKNEVSKLFCSYCSKVINKDQWLYYGRSKDERRHITCQLAVGVSNCYVTLRDLEVE from the coding sequence ATGGTGGATCTTGCCCAGAACCATTATCTCCAAAACACAAATCCTCaattttcctctctttcttcCTTAAATCTTTCAACAGAAATGGATAAGAACGAATTCATCTCTCTTAGAGATCATCCATTCCCTTGTAGATTCCGTTATATATCAGAAGATAACATTCAACAAACATCGATTTATACTGCCAAAAATCATCaaccaaaccataaaattgatgaaatagAAAGAGTTGgcaataatgaaagaaaacatTTCAGCCATCGACATAACTTGTTAATGTACTCGTTACGAGCATCAGATTTTGTTCACTGCTATTTTTGCGAGACAATAATTTCAGGCATGGCGTATGGTTGCAAACGTTGTAGATACTTTCTACACGAATCCTGTTCTGAATTCCCACAACTTATTGAACATTTAGCTCACCCTGGCCATCAATTAACCCTCAAGTACACTCCTACAGTTGATAGTGGCTATATTTGCAAAGCATGTCACGTTGGTGACAATCCTGCTTTGTTATTTAACTTTCATTACTCTTGTAATCTCTGTGATTTTGCTATTCATATGGGGTGTGCTTCTATGCCTTGTAAAGTATTTCACAAGGAGACTGGTCTCTCCCTTTTCTACTCAAATCCTTTGAAAAATGAAGCTGGACCACTCCTTTGTGATATTTGTAACCACTCAATAAACAAGACCAATTCTTGGGTATATTATGACCATAGTCATAATTTCATAACCCATTTTGGTTGTGCTGCTGATTCTATATATGGAAAAGGGAAAGATGATAAATCTTATATTATGGGTGTGAAAACTGGATTGACAAATCTTGATGGAGATGACACTTCTATTGTTCACTATCAAAAATATGATGATGGAAAAAAAGATGAACGATTCTTTCACAGACATGGTTTGCATTTATTGGACCGTTCACAGGATAATATAGTCAAGAATCGTAAATGTGGGATATGTGGATTAGACCTAAGTACAGACAAGAAAAAAGGATGTTCTACTTGTGATTATATAATTCACGAGAGATGTTCTCAATTGCCTGAGAAAATTCAACATCCATTTCATCCGCATACACTTATACTTGTTCCAAAAAAAGATGGAGTTGAAGTTCAGTGTAATGGTTGTCGTCAATCGAATGGTTGTCACACAAATTACACAGTTCTTTATCAGTGCAAGATTTGTGATTTTCAACTTCATCCATCTTGTGCAGCTTGTCCAAGGAGATTGAAAAAGCTTGATTTGACTTTATGCTATGAATTTCCTTATAAGAATGAGGTCTCAAAATTGTTTTGCAGCTATTGCTCAAAAGTTATCAACAAGGATCAGTGGCTGTATTATGGAAGAAGTAAGGACGAGAGGAGACATATTACTTGTCAACTTGCTGTTGGTGTTTCAAATTGCTATGTCACATTACGCGATTTAGAGGTTGAATAA